GTGTCTGGAGAAGGATGACGCGCGCTTCTCGCCGCGTAGCGCCCCTTAAGAGACTAGCTGGAGGAAAGGCGTGGGGGGGGCGTGGctgggctcggctctcctttcttCGGCAGCCTTTGGGCGACACGtcacgcacctttttcctccccccgcccctagAAAGCCGCAAGAAGGTCTGAGGCAACGTGCTGCCACAAGAGACCACCAATTTTGTGACTTGATCTTGCTCTGCCTCTCCTAACAGCTTGTAAACCTtggctggttgttgttgttgtttttaatgtatttgttttgttgtttggaTGCCTTCAAGTCAGTTTTGAATTTCTGGTGATATAGCATGGATGAcaatctctgcagttttcttggtaattttttttaattttggggagTGGTTTACCATTGGTTTCTTCCTAGGCAGAGTGAGGGAGCAGGGCTGCCCCAAAGTCGCCCAGCTGGCTttttgcctaaggcaggactagaactcacagtctccctttgaaaagcctggtgctttaaccactatatgtatgtgtgtgtgtacacacatacaaaaacacacaatTTATGTTGCCCAAATTCCAATTGGACTCTGGATGGCCCAAGTCTGCCCCACTTTTGCTTTGGAGAAGTGGCAGGTGGTGTTTTTTCCTCCCCTTGGTACCTTCTGGATCAGAGTTCACCTCTCAGAATTTCCTCATTGGGTAGATGGAgcttctgggagatgaagtctccAATCAGAGGCTGCCTTGCACCGGGGCTTAAAGAGAGCGTGCCCTCCAATAATACAGTCATTTTCCTCTTTCCAGGAGAACGGCCACGTGAAGGTGAATGGCGATGCCTCCCCAGCAGCTGCAGAGGCTGTCAAGGAGGAACTCCAAGCAAACGGCAGTGCGCCAGCGGAGGAGTCCATCAAGGAAGAGCAGAGCCCATCCGAGGCTGCTTCCGAAAAGGAGACCGCCGAAGCGGAGAGCACAGAGCCTGCCTCTCCTGTGGAAGGGGAGACTTCCTCCAAAACCGAGGAGGGAGCAACCCCGTCTTCCAGTAACGAGACcccgaaaaaaaaaaagaagcgcTTTTCCTTCAAGAAGTCTTTTAAGCTGAGtggcttttcttttaaaaagaacaaaaaggagTCCGGGGAAGGAGCAGAGAACGACGGGGCTACGGCTGCTTCGGAAGGGGGGAAAGCTGACACGGCGGCGACCGAGGCGGAGCCTGCGGGCGACGAGGAAGCCAAGACTTCCCAGGAGGCGTCGCCTTCCGCCCCTGCCGCTGGTAGCAGCACAGAGGACGCCAAAGAGGAGACCGGGGGTTCCCAGGAAGCCCAGTTGGAAGAGACTGCCCCAGAGAAGCCCGCCGGAGAAGAGGCCAAGGCTCCTGAAGAACAGAAGCCAGAGGAGAAACAAGAAGAGGTGCCAGCGGCTCAGGTCCCAAGTGCTACCACCGAAACCACCTCAACTGAGCCAGAGGCAGCCAAAGCAGCAGAGGAgccggcagcggcggcggcggctccttCACAGGAAACCGCCTCCGAGTCTAGTCCAGAAGCTCCACCCACCGAGTCGGCAGAGTAAAACAAGGCAATGAAAAGAATGGCAATTTTGAGATGATTGAACTTTTCTTCccccctgtttgtttgtttggagtgGTGCCAGGTACTGGTTTTGGAGAACTTGTCTACAACCAGGGATTGATTTAAAAgatgtctctctttcttctctttctctctctctctctttttgtctctacCCACAGATCCCATCTCAAATCATTCTGTTACCACCATTCCAACTCGGTAGAGGAGAGACTAAATACCTCCCTTTGCCttgtccctcctttttttttttacatcagtATTAATGTTTATTGCATATTTCGCATCTTTATTCAAAATgtaaactttcttttcttttttgtcagTCTATGGACATGCCCATATATGAAGGAGATGGAGGAGTCAATAAGGGATAGCAAATGAAGTGATAGGGGTCACAATGGGGAATTAGTGGTGCAGATAATTTGCCAAGAAAATGTGCCACAGGAAATAAGGGgttagtctttttttaaaaaaagaaagttattACAATGTATTTTGTGAGGCAGATGTTCTATAAGGTTTACAACACTACAAGTCTtgattaagaaagaaaaaaaatccaatactcagattttaaaaaaaaaatcatagtcttagaaaattcatttaaaccatAGGAACTTTCACTTATCTCATGTTAGCTGTACCAGTCAGTGATTAAGTAGAAATACAAGTTGTATAGGCTTTATTGTTTATTGCTGGTTTATGACCTTAATAAAGTGTAATTATGTATTACCAGCAGGGTGTTTTTAACTGTGACTATTGTATAAAAACAAATCTTGATATCCAGAAGCACATTAAGTTTGCAACTTTTTGCCACCCTgcccattttttttttgtaaaattgcaGTAATCTtggaccttttaaaaaaaacaaaaaaaccacacacTATTTTAAACTCAACCAAGCTGTGATAAGTGGAATGGTTAATGTTTATACTGTGGTATGTTTTTGATGACAGCAGACAATGCTTTCTTTTTCCAGTTGTctttgaaaataaaaagaaaacaatttcagATGCAATGGTTTTTGTGTAGCATCATGTCTATCATGTTTTTTGTAAATACTGGAGAAGCTTTGACCAATTTGACTTAGAGATGGAATGTAACTTTGCTTACAAAATTGCTATTAAATTCCTGCTTAAGGTGTTCTAATTTTCTGTGAGCACACTAAAAGCGAAAAAATAAATGTGAATAAAATGTAGAATTTGGCTGTGTTTCTTTTTCTGGATACTCTTGATAGCTTAGTTGATTACTTGTATTGTTTAAATTTGTATAAAAAAAGGCACTTGTTTGCCCCTTAACATTACTCTCAATTTCTGTAGCATAGATTGCATGGCCTCCTGGCCCTATTAAAACGTATATCTGTAGACAGAAGATCTTTA
This genomic window from Erythrolamprus reginae isolate rEryReg1 chromosome 1, rEryReg1.hap1, whole genome shotgun sequence contains:
- the MARCKS gene encoding myristoylated alanine-rich C-kinase substrate isoform X2 produces the protein MTISAVFLENGHVKVNGDASPAAAEAVKEELQANGSAPAEESIKEEQSPSEAASEKETAEAESTEPASPVEGETSSKTEEGATPSSSNETPKKKKKRFSFKKSFKLSGFSFKKNKKESGEGAENDGATAASEGGKADTAATEAEPAGDEEAKTSQEASPSAPAAGSSTEDAKEETGGSQEAQLEETAPEKPAGEEAKAPEEQKPEEKQEEVPAAQVPSATTETTSTEPEAAKAAEEPAAAAAAPSQETASESSPEAPPTESAE
- the MARCKS gene encoding myristoylated alanine-rich C-kinase substrate isoform X1, whose product is MGAQFSKNAAKGETTVAEKPGEAVAASPSKANGQENGHVKVNGDASPAAAEAVKEELQANGSAPAEESIKEEQSPSEAASEKETAEAESTEPASPVEGETSSKTEEGATPSSSNETPKKKKKRFSFKKSFKLSGFSFKKNKKESGEGAENDGATAASEGGKADTAATEAEPAGDEEAKTSQEASPSAPAAGSSTEDAKEETGGSQEAQLEETAPEKPAGEEAKAPEEQKPEEKQEEVPAAQVPSATTETTSTEPEAAKAAEEPAAAAAAPSQETASESSPEAPPTESAE